A single region of the Lotus japonicus ecotype B-129 chromosome 4, LjGifu_v1.2 genome encodes:
- the LOC130712700 gene encoding uncharacterized protein LOC130712700, translating into MKPDRPKLAKKSGKKPFYKKKKALAAGWDESEDGSKDEGEDEDDDALFALMASAESSEDEDADEVKPENLKEEFNELLEHSYTLSEKYKALKKQFAKLQLELEKVLIEKNHVLKENIALKEQDSVKEVTSLKKRIKVLINDLSIFTIGHDNLVKLCGNNHELYDKSGLGFDSESSSSSECMSDISFVSSESDQSKFVVNCITHQFFAPRTPQQNGVAERKNKSLQEMARTMLSETSLPKYFWAEAIETACYIQNRISMRPMMKKTPYELWRGRRPTVAYFHPFGCKCFILNTKDNIGKFDNKSDQGILLGYSTHSKAYRVFNSRTKAVEESINVKFDDHSTESTDRLERDSLNLDLSDQEDEIISKEVQSSDNSPTVQSIAPPSGNQEQSDQVMTSSGISLPRD; encoded by the exons ATGAAGCCTGACCGTCCAAAGCTTGCAAAGAAATCAGGCAAGAAGCCCTTCtataagaaaaagaaagcacTAGCTGCTGGATGGGATGAATCCGAGGACGGTTCAAAAGATGAAGGTGAAGACGAAGATGATGATGCACTCTTTGCTCTTATGGCTTCTGCAGAAAGCTCAGAGGATGAAGATGCTGATGAGGTAAAACCTGAAAAccttaaagaagaattcaaCGAATTACTTGAACATTCATATACTCTATCTGAAAAATACAAAGCTTTGAAGAAACAGTTTGCCAAATTACAACTTGAGCTGGAAAAAGTTTTAATAGAAAAGAATCATGTACTTAAGGAGAATATTGCTTTGAAAGAACAAGACTCTGTTAAGGAAGTGACTTCTCTTAAGAAAAGAATTAAAGTACTAATAAATGATCTATCCATATTCACTATAGGACATGATAATCTAGTTAAACTTTGTGGAAATAATCATGAACTGTATGATAAAAGTGGACTAGGATTTGATAGTGAATCATCTTCATCTAGTGAGTGCATGTCTGATATATCTTTTGTATCATCTGAGTCTGATCAAAGCAAATTTGTTGTAAACT GCATCACTCATCAATTTTTTgctcctagaactcctcaacaaaacggtgttgcTGAACGTAAGAACAaatcacttcaagaaatggcgAGAACAATGCTAAGTGAAACCTCTCTACCCAAGTACTTTTGGGCTGAAGCCATTGAAACTGCttgctacattcagaatagaatatccATGCGGCCTATGATGAAGAAGACTCCGTACGAGCTATGGCGTGGAAGACGTCCAACTGTTGCGTACTTTCATCCCTTTGGATGCAAATGCTTCATTCTCAACACTAAAGACAACATTGGAAAGTTCGATAACAaatctgatcaaggaattctttTGGGATACTCTACTCATTCCAAAGCATACAGAGTTTTCAACTCAAGGACGAAAGCTGTAGAAGAATCCATAAATGTCAAGTTTGATGATCACTCAACCGAATCAACTGACCGTTTAGAAAGAGACTCTCTAAACCTTGACCTTTCTGATCAAGAAGATGAGATAATCTCCAAAGAAGTTCAATCCTCAGACAACTCACCAACTGTACAATCCATTGCTCCACCTTCAGGAAATCAAGAACAGTCCGATCAAGTCATGACTTCCAGCGGTATCTCTTTACCAAGGGATTGA